Proteins encoded within one genomic window of Thermus oshimai DSM 12092:
- a CDS encoding GntR family transcriptional regulator: MQALGFRRPNQLREAVYRHLKDLLLSGRFAPEERLSEPLLAQELGVSRTPVREALMRLAEEGLVELVPGKGARVRRFTPEEVEEVYGVRALLEGEAARLAALRATPWELKELEERLEAIDQAPREDFAEQMRRDLEFHRALVRLSGNRTLFRLYEDLLSSLALVRSALPNLSQEETTRREHRAILEALKARDPEGARRAVEAHVERFKRLVLERLKEGR, from the coding sequence ATGCAGGCCCTGGGTTTCCGCCGCCCCAACCAGCTTCGGGAGGCCGTCTACCGCCACCTGAAAGACCTCCTCCTCTCGGGCCGCTTCGCGCCCGAAGAGCGGCTTTCCGAACCCCTGCTGGCCCAGGAGCTGGGGGTCTCCCGCACCCCCGTGCGGGAGGCCCTCATGCGCCTGGCGGAGGAGGGCCTGGTGGAGCTCGTCCCCGGTAAGGGGGCGCGGGTTAGGCGCTTCACCCCAGAGGAGGTGGAGGAGGTCTACGGGGTGCGGGCCCTTCTGGAGGGGGAGGCCGCCCGGCTCGCCGCCCTGCGGGCCACCCCCTGGGAGCTTAAGGAGCTGGAGGAGCGCCTTGAGGCCATAGACCAGGCCCCGCGGGAGGACTTCGCCGAACAGATGCGCCGGGACCTGGAGTTCCACCGCGCCCTGGTGCGGCTTTCTGGAAACCGCACCCTCTTTCGCCTCTACGAGGACCTCCTCTCCAGCCTGGCCCTGGTGCGGAGCGCCCTCCCCAACCTTTCCCAGGAGGAAACCACCAGGAGGGAGCACAGGGCCATCCTTGAGGCCCTAAAGGCCCGGGATCCCGAGGGGGCGAGGAGGGCGGTGGAGGCCCATGTGGAGCGGTTTAAGCGGCTTGTTCTGGAGCGCCTAAAGGAGGGGAGATGA
- the mnmD gene encoding tRNA (5-methylaminomethyl-2-thiouridine)(34)-methyltransferase MnmD, with the protein MEWVLTEDGTPTLFHPGYREAYHPRQGALLQARRLYLEKTLTHLHPAPRVLEVGFGLGVNFRAALESALERGVRLRYLAVEKAPLPREVLEAARLPLPRAEGVFREILKAWPEARFRGPWGELRLLFADVARAELPPFWASAVYLDPFSPKANPEAWSAPVLLKLRLALREGGRLATYSAQGAFRRALRGAGFRVHRVRGVGKREWTVGIAVGPLPAPGR; encoded by the coding sequence GTGGAGTGGGTCCTTACCGAAGACGGCACCCCCACCCTCTTCCACCCCGGCTACCGCGAGGCCTACCACCCCCGCCAAGGGGCCCTTCTCCAGGCCCGGAGGCTCTACCTGGAGAAGACCCTCACCCACCTCCACCCCGCCCCCCGGGTCCTGGAGGTGGGCTTCGGCCTGGGGGTGAACTTCCGCGCCGCCCTGGAAAGCGCCCTAGAGCGGGGGGTTAGGCTCCGCTACCTGGCGGTGGAGAAGGCCCCCCTTCCCCGGGAGGTCCTGGAGGCGGCCCGCCTCCCCCTCCCCCGGGCGGAAGGGGTGTTCCGGGAGATCCTCAAGGCCTGGCCGGAGGCCCGCTTCCGGGGCCCCTGGGGGGAGCTCCGCCTCCTCTTCGCCGACGTGGCCCGGGCGGAGCTTCCCCCCTTTTGGGCCAGCGCGGTCTACCTGGACCCCTTTAGCCCAAAGGCCAACCCCGAGGCCTGGAGCGCCCCTGTCCTCCTAAAGCTCCGCCTGGCCCTACGGGAGGGCGGGCGGCTTGCCACCTACTCCGCCCAAGGGGCCTTCCGCCGGGCCCTTAGGGGGGCGGGCTTCCGGGTGCACCGGGTGCGGGGGGTGGGGAAGCGGGAGTGGACGGTGGGTATCGCCGTAGGACCTCTTCCCGCTCCAGGTAGGTGA
- a CDS encoding DUF554 domain-containing protein, with protein sequence MELGLLAKLSGTLANAATVLLGTLLGLFLRGKLPERMGGIMVQGVGLTTLFIGVSMAGALSKAQGGAVDGVVLGLLALVLGGLLGEWARLEEGLEALGERLKRAVRGGGGFTEGFVAASLLFCVGPMTLVGALQNGLTGDPRLLLLKATLDGLSAIALTASFGVGVGMSVLVILLYQGGVALLAGVLAQALPDPAQDPRVLLVTGVGGLMILGIGINLLGLGRVRVASFLPALLLAPILFALAEALS encoded by the coding sequence ATGGAGCTCGGCCTGCTCGCCAAGCTTTCCGGCACCCTGGCCAACGCGGCCACGGTCCTTCTGGGCACCCTTCTCGGGCTTTTCCTCCGGGGCAAGCTCCCCGAAAGGATGGGGGGGATCATGGTCCAGGGGGTGGGGCTCACCACCCTCTTCATCGGCGTTTCCATGGCGGGCGCCCTCTCCAAGGCCCAGGGGGGCGCGGTGGACGGGGTGGTCCTGGGCCTCCTCGCCCTCGTCCTGGGGGGGCTCTTGGGGGAGTGGGCCCGGCTGGAGGAGGGCCTCGAGGCCCTGGGGGAGCGCCTCAAGCGGGCGGTGCGGGGCGGGGGAGGCTTCACCGAGGGGTTCGTGGCCGCAAGCCTCCTCTTCTGCGTGGGGCCCATGACCCTGGTGGGGGCCCTGCAGAACGGCCTCACGGGGGACCCCCGCCTCCTCCTCCTCAAGGCCACCCTAGACGGCCTTTCCGCCATCGCCCTCACCGCCAGCTTCGGGGTGGGGGTGGGGATGAGCGTCCTGGTCATCCTCCTCTACCAGGGGGGGGTGGCCCTCCTGGCGGGGGTCCTGGCCCAGGCCCTCCCCGACCCCGCCCAGGACCCCCGGGTCCTCCTGGTCACCGGGGTGGGGGGGCTCATGATCCTGGGCATCGGGATCAACCTCCTGGGCCTTGGGCGGGTGCGGGTGGCCTCCTTCCTCCCCGCCCTCCTCCTGGCCCCCATCCTCTTCGCCCTGGCGGAGGCGTTAAGCTAA
- the gatC gene encoding Asp-tRNA(Asn)/Glu-tRNA(Gln) amidotransferase subunit GatC, whose translation MELTPDLLRHLESLSKLKLSPEEEALLLQDLNRILAFVEALPEVEEGEEEPPTGRLRKDEPRPGLSQEEALALAPEREEGFFRVPKVLEW comes from the coding sequence ATGGAGCTCACGCCCGACCTCCTACGGCACCTGGAGTCCCTAAGCAAGCTCAAGCTCTCCCCGGAGGAGGAGGCCCTTCTCCTCCAGGACCTGAACCGCATCCTGGCCTTCGTGGAGGCCCTGCCGGAGGTGGAAGAGGGGGAGGAAGAACCCCCCACGGGCCGCCTCCGCAAGGATGAGCCCCGCCCCGGCCTTTCCCAGGAAGAGGCCCTGGCCCTGGCCCCCGAGCGGGAGGAGGGGTTTTTCCGCGTGCCCAAGGTGCTGGAATGGTAG
- the menC gene encoding o-succinylbenzoate synthase — protein MRIEAAELRILELPLKFRFETSFGVQTKRTILLLRLFGEGLEGLGEGVMERLPLYREETVEGARYLLEEAFLPRLLGQDLPNPEALAEALRPFRGNPMAKAVVEMAFFDLFAKGLGKPLWQVLGGVRTRVEVGVSLGIQPTVEDTLRVVEKHLQEGYRRIKLKIKPGWDYEVLKAVRQAFPEATLTADANSAYRMADLPRLERLDELGLDYIEQPLGYDDLLDHARLQARLKTPICLDESLTSAEKARKAIELRAGLVFNLKPARLGGHGESLKVHALAEAAGIPLWMGGMLEAGVGRAHNLHLATLRGFTKPGDVSSASRYWEEDIVEEALEAEEGLMPVPEGPGIGVTLKLPFVERVTLWRRYVSAS, from the coding sequence GTGCGGATAGAGGCGGCGGAGCTGAGGATCCTGGAGCTACCCCTGAAGTTCCGCTTTGAAACCAGCTTCGGGGTCCAGACCAAAAGGACCATCCTCCTCCTAAGGCTCTTCGGGGAGGGCCTCGAGGGCCTGGGGGAGGGGGTGATGGAGCGCCTGCCCCTCTACCGGGAGGAGACGGTGGAGGGGGCCCGCTACCTCCTGGAAGAGGCCTTCCTCCCCCGCCTCCTGGGGCAGGACCTCCCGAACCCCGAGGCCCTCGCGGAGGCCCTAAGGCCCTTCCGGGGGAACCCCATGGCCAAGGCGGTGGTGGAGATGGCCTTCTTTGACCTCTTCGCCAAGGGCCTGGGGAAGCCCCTTTGGCAGGTCCTGGGGGGGGTGAGGACGCGGGTGGAGGTGGGGGTTTCCCTGGGGATCCAGCCCACGGTGGAGGACACCCTACGGGTGGTGGAAAAGCACCTTCAGGAGGGCTACCGCCGCATCAAGCTCAAGATCAAGCCGGGCTGGGACTACGAGGTCCTGAAAGCAGTGCGCCAGGCCTTTCCCGAGGCCACCCTCACCGCGGACGCCAACAGCGCCTACCGCATGGCGGACCTCCCCCGTCTGGAGCGGCTGGACGAGCTCGGCCTGGACTACATTGAACAGCCCCTGGGCTACGACGACCTCCTGGACCACGCCCGGCTCCAGGCGAGGCTCAAGACCCCCATCTGCCTGGACGAAAGCCTCACCTCGGCGGAAAAGGCCAGGAAAGCCATAGAACTCAGGGCGGGCCTCGTCTTCAACCTCAAGCCCGCCCGGCTTGGGGGGCATGGGGAAAGCCTGAAGGTGCACGCCCTGGCGGAGGCGGCGGGGATTCCCCTCTGGATGGGGGGGATGCTGGAGGCGGGGGTGGGCCGGGCCCACAACCTCCACCTGGCCACCCTGAGGGGCTTCACCAAGCCGGGGGACGTGAGCTCGGCCAGCCGCTACTGGGAGGAGGACATCGTGGAGGAGGCCCTGGAAGCGGAAGAGGGCCTCATGCCCGTGCCAGAGGGCCCCGGCATCGGGGTCACCTTAAAGCTCCCCTTCGTGGAGAGGGTCACCCTATGGCGGAGGTACGTGTCCGCGAGCTAA
- a CDS encoding amidohydrolase family protein, with protein MFWLRTELWTAEVVYTGFGTPMRRGALAVQGGRVVGQGPLEELQARFPQGEVVHKGKALFPKAVNAHTHLDLSLLPLYRGPFAGFIPHVLAHRALRGLEGAKQGLDELVRSGAGAFGDIVFKDEVMDFLLLESPLPGVAFYEVFAPNPLEAEAVFAEVRRKVEAWRKREGRVKVGLSPHSPYGVSAPLLRRLAEYARAEGIPLMVHAAESPEEVAFLKEGRGALAELLTRFGLGAFTPPGTTPIRHLHALGVLGPTTALVHGVQVDEEEAALLAQTGTKVVLCPRSNRNLEVGEAPLALYARYGVEVALGTDSRGSSPDLNVKNEALFLWDKADPRLLVRALSRGGYRALGLPTPRLTRGSPVDLVDSL; from the coding sequence ATGTTCTGGCTAAGGACTGAGCTCTGGACCGCGGAGGTGGTCTACACCGGCTTCGGCACCCCCATGCGCCGGGGGGCCTTGGCGGTGCAGGGGGGGCGGGTGGTGGGCCAGGGGCCCTTGGAGGAGCTTCAGGCCCGCTTCCCCCAAGGGGAGGTGGTGCACAAGGGCAAGGCCCTCTTCCCCAAGGCGGTGAACGCCCACACCCACCTGGACCTCTCCCTTCTGCCCCTTTACCGGGGGCCTTTTGCCGGCTTCATCCCCCACGTGCTGGCCCACCGCGCCCTGAGGGGGCTGGAAGGGGCAAAGCAGGGCCTAGACGAACTCGTACGCAGCGGGGCTGGGGCCTTTGGGGACATCGTCTTCAAGGACGAGGTCATGGACTTCCTCCTCCTGGAAAGCCCCCTGCCCGGCGTGGCCTTCTACGAGGTCTTCGCCCCAAACCCCCTGGAGGCGGAAGCGGTCTTCGCCGAGGTGCGAAGGAAGGTGGAGGCCTGGCGGAAGCGGGAAGGGCGGGTCAAGGTGGGGCTTTCCCCCCACTCCCCTTACGGGGTGAGCGCCCCCCTCCTAAGGCGCCTTGCAGAGTACGCCCGGGCCGAGGGGATTCCCCTCATGGTCCACGCGGCGGAAAGCCCGGAGGAGGTGGCCTTCCTGAAGGAGGGCCGGGGGGCTTTGGCGGAGCTCCTTACGCGCTTCGGCCTAGGGGCCTTCACCCCCCCCGGCACCACCCCCATCCGCCACCTCCACGCCCTGGGGGTCTTGGGGCCCACCACCGCCCTGGTGCACGGGGTGCAGGTGGACGAGGAGGAGGCCGCCCTCCTGGCCCAGACCGGGACCAAGGTGGTCCTCTGCCCCCGGTCCAACCGGAACCTGGAGGTGGGGGAAGCCCCCCTGGCCCTCTACGCCCGGTATGGGGTGGAAGTGGCCCTGGGCACGGACTCCCGGGGGAGCAGCCCGGACCTTAACGTGAAGAACGAGGCCCTTTTCCTCTGGGACAAGGCCGACCCCCGCCTCCTGGTGCGGGCCTTAAGCCGGGGGGGGTACCGGGCCCTGGGCCTTCCCACCCCCAGGCTCACCCGGGGAAGCCCGGTGGACTTGGTAGACTCCCTCTGA
- a CDS encoding GNAT family N-acetyltransferase has product MAEVRVRELRGPAEMEGVVELQRAVWGREDRDLVPRGLLIAIQDEGGLVAGAFIGEALVGFVFGFPTKDPALHHSHMLGVLEPYRGTGAALLLKRFQRDWCLARGVRKVVWTFDPLRGPNANFNLRKLGATAQTYLPDHYGPMGGINAGAPSDRLLAEWDLLSPRVYERIYAPPPPVEAEGLPQANRVEGERPVAALLDLEAPRVLVQIPEDWGKILREDPALALLWREHSREVFRAYFARGYRAVDFLRGPNRYVLAKD; this is encoded by the coding sequence ATGGCGGAGGTACGTGTCCGCGAGCTAAGGGGCCCTGCGGAGATGGAAGGGGTGGTGGAGCTCCAGCGGGCGGTCTGGGGCCGGGAGGACCGGGATTTGGTGCCGAGGGGCCTCCTCATCGCCATCCAGGACGAGGGGGGGCTGGTGGCGGGGGCTTTCATTGGGGAAGCGCTCGTGGGCTTCGTCTTCGGCTTCCCCACCAAGGACCCCGCCCTCCACCACTCCCACATGCTCGGGGTTTTGGAACCCTACCGGGGCACGGGGGCGGCCCTCCTCCTCAAGCGCTTCCAGCGGGACTGGTGCCTGGCCCGGGGGGTCAGGAAGGTGGTCTGGACCTTTGACCCCCTAAGGGGCCCCAACGCCAACTTCAACCTCCGGAAGCTCGGGGCCACCGCCCAGACCTACCTCCCCGACCACTACGGCCCCATGGGGGGGATCAACGCCGGGGCTCCCTCGGACCGGCTCCTTGCGGAGTGGGACCTCCTAAGCCCCAGGGTCTACGAGCGGATCTACGCCCCACCGCCCCCGGTGGAGGCGGAGGGACTCCCCCAGGCCAACCGGGTGGAGGGGGAAAGGCCGGTGGCGGCCCTGTTGGACCTCGAGGCCCCCCGCGTGCTGGTCCAAATCCCCGAGGACTGGGGAAAGATCCTCCGGGAGGACCCGGCCCTCGCCCTCCTCTGGCGCGAGCACAGCCGGGAGGTCTTCAGGGCCTACTTCGCCCGGGGCTACCGGGCGGTGGACTTCCTGCGGGGCCCCAACCGCTATGTTCTGGCTAAGGACTGA
- the pruA gene encoding L-glutamate gamma-semialdehyde dehydrogenase — protein sequence MTVEPFRNQPIETFTSEEARREMKEALRRVREEFGRHYPLYIGGAWVDTGEKLASLNPSAPSEVVGTVAKGGRAEAEAALEAAWKAFRTWKDWPQEDRSRLLLKAAAIMKRRRRELEATLVYEIGKNWIEASAEVAEAIDFLEYYARQALKYKYPSVEVTPYPGEDNESFYIPLGAGVVIAPWNFPIAIFTGMIAGPVAVGNTVVAKPAEDTPVIAAKVFQVFHEAGFPPGVVNLVQGEGREVGAYLVEHPRTRFINFTGSLEVGLWINEAASRLAPGQRWIKRVFLELGGKDAIIVDETADFDLAAEGVIISAYGFQGQKCSAASRLILTEGAYEPVLERVLARAERLVVGPAEENPDLGPVASRAQEEKVLSYIEIGKGEGQLVLGGKRLEGEGYFLAPTVFTEVPPKARIAQEEIFGPVLSVIRVKDFAEALEVANDTVYGLTGGVYSRKREHLERARREFHVGNLYFNRKITGALVGVQPFGGFNLSGTDTKAGGPDYLLHFLQMKTVAERF from the coding sequence ATGACCGTAGAACCCTTTAGGAACCAGCCCATAGAGACCTTCACCTCGGAGGAGGCCCGCCGGGAGATGAAGGAGGCCCTGAGGCGGGTGCGGGAGGAGTTCGGCCGCCACTACCCCCTCTACATCGGGGGGGCCTGGGTGGACACGGGGGAGAAGCTCGCCTCCCTAAACCCCTCCGCCCCCAGCGAGGTGGTGGGCACCGTGGCCAAGGGGGGCCGGGCGGAGGCCGAGGCCGCCCTCGAGGCCGCCTGGAAGGCCTTCCGCACCTGGAAGGACTGGCCCCAGGAGGACCGGAGCCGCCTCCTCCTCAAAGCCGCGGCCATCATGAAAAGGAGGCGGCGGGAGCTGGAGGCCACCCTGGTCTACGAGATCGGCAAGAACTGGATTGAGGCCAGCGCCGAGGTGGCCGAGGCCATAGACTTCCTGGAGTACTACGCCCGCCAGGCCCTGAAGTACAAGTACCCCTCGGTGGAGGTCACCCCCTACCCCGGGGAGGACAACGAAAGCTTTTACATCCCCTTAGGGGCCGGGGTGGTCATCGCCCCCTGGAACTTCCCCATCGCCATCTTCACCGGGATGATCGCGGGCCCCGTGGCCGTGGGCAACACCGTGGTGGCCAAGCCCGCGGAGGACACCCCCGTGATCGCCGCCAAGGTCTTCCAGGTCTTCCACGAGGCGGGCTTCCCCCCCGGCGTGGTGAACCTCGTCCAGGGGGAGGGGCGGGAGGTGGGGGCCTATTTGGTGGAGCACCCCCGGACCCGCTTCATCAACTTCACGGGGAGCCTGGAGGTGGGCCTCTGGATCAATGAGGCCGCAAGCCGCCTGGCCCCGGGCCAGCGCTGGATCAAGCGGGTCTTCCTGGAGCTTGGGGGCAAGGACGCCATCATCGTGGACGAGACCGCGGACTTTGACCTGGCCGCGGAGGGGGTCATCATCTCCGCCTACGGCTTCCAGGGGCAGAAGTGCTCCGCCGCAAGCCGCCTCATCCTCACGGAAGGGGCCTACGAGCCCGTCTTGGAAAGGGTCTTGGCCCGGGCGGAAAGGCTCGTGGTGGGCCCCGCGGAGGAGAACCCCGACCTCGGCCCCGTGGCGAGCCGGGCCCAGGAGGAGAAGGTCCTCTCCTACATTGAGATCGGCAAGGGGGAGGGCCAGCTGGTGCTTGGGGGCAAGCGCCTGGAAGGGGAAGGCTACTTCCTCGCCCCCACGGTCTTTACCGAGGTGCCCCCCAAGGCCCGGATCGCCCAGGAGGAGATCTTCGGCCCGGTGCTTTCCGTGATTCGGGTGAAGGACTTCGCCGAGGCCCTCGAGGTGGCCAACGACACCGTCTACGGCCTCACAGGGGGGGTCTATTCCCGGAAGAGGGAGCACCTGGAACGGGCCCGGCGGGAGTTCCACGTGGGGAACCTCTACTTCAACCGCAAGATTACGGGCGCTCTGGTAGGGGTCCAGCCCTTTGGGGGCTTCAACCTCTCCGGCACCGACACCAAGGCCGGCGGTCCCGACTACCTCCTCCACTTCCTGCAGATGAAGACCGTGGCCGAGCGCTTCTAG
- the aroH gene encoding chorismate mutase: MVRGIRGAITVEEDTPEAILQATAELLQKMLEANGIQSHEELAAIIFTVTEDLSSAFPAEAARRLGMNRVPLLSAREIPVPGSLPRVIRVLALWNTDTPQDRVRHVYLREAVRLRPDLESAQ, from the coding sequence ATGGTCCGGGGCATCAGGGGGGCCATCACCGTGGAGGAGGATACGCCCGAGGCCATCCTCCAGGCCACCGCGGAGCTTCTCCAGAAGATGCTGGAGGCAAACGGCATTCAAAGCCACGAGGAGCTTGCCGCCATCATCTTCACCGTAACGGAAGACCTCTCCTCCGCTTTCCCTGCGGAGGCCGCCCGCAGGCTGGGGATGAACCGGGTGCCCCTCCTCTCCGCCCGGGAGATCCCCGTGCCGGGAAGCCTCCCCAGGGTCATCCGGGTGCTGGCCCTTTGGAACACGGACACCCCGCAGGACCGGGTGCGCCACGTGTACCTAAGGGAGGCCGTGCGCCTCCGCCCGGACCTGGAGAGCGCGCAGTAA
- a CDS encoding proline dehydrogenase, whose amino-acid sequence MNLDLAYRSLVLKVAHSPQVEALIRRRARGLVRRYVAGESLEEALRAAERLEGEGVHAILDLLGEMVADEAQARAFQEGILELVRALGEKPWPRYVSLKLTQLGLDLSEGLALSLLRGILAEAEPRGVFVRIDMEDSPRVEATLRVYKALRAEGFEGVGIVLQSYLYRTEKDLLDLLPLRPNLRLVKGAYREPKEVAFQDKRLIDAQLLHLTKLALHEGLYVAVATHDPRMIGEVKRHAEALGIPKDRFEFQLLYGVRPEEQRRLAREGYTVRAYVPYGTHWYPYLSRRIAERPENLFLVLRSLLGG is encoded by the coding sequence ATGAACCTAGACCTGGCCTACCGGTCCCTGGTCCTCAAGGTGGCCCATAGCCCCCAGGTGGAGGCCCTCATCCGAAGACGGGCGCGGGGGCTCGTGCGCCGCTATGTGGCGGGGGAGAGCCTGGAGGAGGCCCTACGGGCCGCGGAAAGGCTGGAGGGGGAAGGGGTCCACGCCATCCTGGACCTCCTGGGGGAGATGGTGGCGGACGAGGCCCAGGCCCGGGCCTTCCAGGAAGGGATTTTGGAGCTGGTGCGGGCCCTTGGGGAGAAGCCCTGGCCCCGCTATGTTTCCCTTAAGCTCACCCAGCTCGGCCTGGACCTCTCCGAGGGCTTGGCCCTAAGCCTCCTCCGGGGCATCCTGGCCGAGGCCGAGCCCCGGGGGGTCTTCGTGCGCATAGACATGGAGGACTCCCCCCGGGTGGAGGCCACCTTGCGGGTGTACAAGGCCCTCCGGGCGGAGGGGTTTGAGGGGGTGGGGATCGTCCTCCAAAGCTACCTTTACCGCACGGAAAAAGACCTCCTGGACCTCCTTCCCCTAAGGCCCAACCTGCGCCTGGTCAAAGGGGCCTACCGGGAGCCCAAGGAGGTGGCCTTCCAGGACAAGAGGCTCATAGACGCCCAGCTCCTGCACCTCACCAAGCTCGCCCTGCACGAGGGGCTTTACGTGGCCGTGGCCACCCACGACCCGCGCATGATCGGGGAGGTGAAGCGGCACGCGGAGGCGTTGGGGATCCCCAAAGACCGCTTTGAGTTCCAGCTCCTCTACGGGGTGCGTCCGGAGGAGCAGAGGCGCCTGGCCCGGGAGGGGTACACGGTGCGGGCCTACGTGCCCTACGGCACCCACTGGTACCCCTACCTATCCCGGCGCATCGCGGAAAGGCCCGAGAACCTCTTTTTGGTCCTGAGGAGCCTCTTGGGAGGCTAG
- the serS gene encoding serine--tRNA ligase, producing the protein MVDLKWLRTHPEEAQRAIRLKGVDLDLEALLALDREVQGLKARLQEVQTERNRIAKEVPKAQGEAKEALIARGRALGEEAKALEEALREKEASLMDLLLKVPLPPWPGAPVGEDDRANREVRRVGEPRAFPFPPLDHVALMEKNGWWEPRIAQVSGSRSYALRGDLALYELALLRFAMDFMVKKGFIPLTLPSYAREAAFIGTGHFPAARDQVWAIAGTDLYLTGTAEVVLNALHSGEILKAEELPKRYAGYAPAFRSEAGSFGKDVRGLLRVHQFHKVEQYVLTEASLEASDRAFEELLGNAEEILRLLELPYRVVEVSTGDMGPGKWRQVDLEVFLPSEGRYRETHSCSALLDWQARRANLRYRDAEGRVRYAYTLNNTALATPRILAMLLENHQLEDGRVRVPKALVPYLGKEVLEPCG; encoded by the coding sequence ATGGTAGACCTCAAGTGGCTCCGCACCCACCCCGAGGAGGCCCAAAGGGCCATCCGGCTCAAAGGGGTAGACCTGGACCTGGAAGCCCTTCTCGCCCTGGACCGGGAGGTGCAGGGCCTAAAGGCCAGGCTCCAGGAGGTCCAGACCGAACGGAACCGCATCGCCAAGGAGGTGCCCAAGGCCCAGGGCGAGGCCAAGGAAGCCTTGATCGCCCGGGGGCGGGCCCTAGGGGAGGAGGCCAAGGCCCTGGAGGAGGCCCTAAGGGAGAAGGAGGCAAGCCTCATGGACCTCCTCCTAAAAGTCCCCCTCCCCCCCTGGCCCGGGGCCCCGGTGGGGGAGGACGACCGGGCCAACCGGGAGGTGCGGCGGGTGGGGGAGCCCAGGGCCTTCCCCTTCCCGCCCCTGGACCACGTGGCCCTCATGGAGAAAAACGGCTGGTGGGAGCCCCGGATCGCCCAGGTCTCGGGAAGCCGCTCCTACGCCCTACGGGGGGACCTCGCCCTCTACGAGCTTGCCCTCCTCCGCTTCGCCATGGACTTCATGGTGAAGAAGGGCTTCATCCCCCTCACCCTCCCCTCCTATGCCCGGGAGGCGGCCTTCATCGGCACCGGCCACTTCCCTGCGGCCCGGGACCAGGTCTGGGCCATCGCCGGCACCGACCTCTACCTCACGGGCACCGCGGAGGTGGTCCTAAACGCCCTCCACAGCGGGGAGATCCTAAAGGCGGAGGAGCTTCCCAAGCGCTACGCGGGCTACGCCCCCGCCTTCCGCTCGGAGGCGGGGAGCTTCGGGAAGGACGTGCGGGGGCTTTTAAGGGTCCACCAGTTCCACAAGGTGGAGCAGTACGTGCTCACCGAGGCCAGCCTCGAGGCCTCCGACCGGGCCTTTGAGGAGCTTCTTGGGAACGCCGAAGAAATCCTCAGGCTTCTGGAGCTCCCCTACCGGGTGGTGGAGGTCTCCACCGGGGACATGGGCCCGGGGAAGTGGCGGCAGGTGGACCTGGAGGTCTTCCTCCCCTCCGAGGGGCGCTACCGGGAAACCCACTCCTGCTCGGCCCTCCTGGACTGGCAGGCCCGGCGGGCGAACCTCCGCTACCGCGACGCAGAGGGCCGGGTGCGCTACGCCTACACCCTGAACAACACCGCCTTGGCCACCCCGAGAATTCTCGCCATGCTCCTGGAAAACCACCAGCTGGAGGACGGCCGGGTGCGGGTGCCAAAGGCCCTCGTCCCCTACCTGGGCAAGGAGGTGCTGGAGCCGTGCGGATAG
- a CDS encoding PIG-L deacetylase family protein — protein sequence MAVFAHPDDEIGAAGTLALHARRGDEVLLVWMTRGELASQFGDLPGEEVARIREGHGAHVAGLIGAQHRFLPFGDTLLSGGREEALALARLMAEFRPDAVITWDPLDVHPDHRATHQAVLSALKLCRIPKLVGEAHRAPVRLYHYPRRDLPRPWVYVDTTPTEEVAEAVFGFYRDFYRWPFTLEEFRARRRLLGREAGVRFAEAFQTEAPVPLPALVGRVPGGEG from the coding sequence ATGGCGGTCTTCGCCCATCCCGACGACGAGATCGGGGCCGCGGGCACCCTGGCCCTCCACGCCCGGCGGGGGGATGAGGTCCTCCTGGTCTGGATGACCCGGGGGGAGCTGGCCAGCCAGTTTGGGGATCTCCCCGGGGAGGAGGTGGCCCGGATCCGCGAGGGGCATGGGGCCCACGTGGCGGGGCTCATTGGGGCCCAGCACCGCTTCCTGCCCTTTGGGGACACCCTTCTCAGCGGGGGGCGGGAGGAGGCCTTGGCCCTGGCCCGCCTCATGGCCGAGTTCCGGCCGGACGCGGTCATCACCTGGGACCCCCTGGACGTCCACCCCGACCACCGGGCCACCCACCAGGCGGTGCTCTCCGCCCTAAAGCTCTGCCGCATCCCCAAGCTGGTGGGGGAGGCCCACCGCGCCCCCGTGCGCCTTTACCACTACCCCCGGCGGGACCTTCCCCGCCCCTGGGTCTACGTGGACACCACCCCCACGGAGGAGGTGGCGGAGGCGGTCTTCGGCTTCTACCGGGACTTCTACCGCTGGCCCTTCACCCTGGAGGAGTTTCGGGCTCGGCGCCGGCTTCTGGGGCGGGAGGCGGGGGTGCGCTTTGCGGAGGCGTTTCAGACGGAGGCGCCGGTGCCCCTTCCGGCCCTGGTAGGGCGGGTTCCCGGGGGGGAGGGGTGA